gagcattgctcgcagcccacgatgcgcgcgcgccatgccttgctgggcttggccttgcgctgggcctggcgaggctttggtagcgtgtgttgggcgcttagcttgctgggcgcgggcctggcttcgtgctgggccttcgtctagcaagtttcgtccgatgctaattcgtacgatgcgcttccgattaaattctcgattccgcaattcatttccgatacgaacaatatttaacatttccaattccggaattaatttccgtttcgaacaaatatttaatatttccgtttccgggattatttcccgattccgataatatttccgattctgacaatatttccgtttccggcaatatttccgattcaggtaatatttctatttccgataatattttccgatacgtaccatgtttccgtttccggcaacatctacgacttggataatatttatatttccgatacgatccatatttccgtttccgacaatatcatcgtttccggagtattcatttacttgcctttgacgatctcagctcccactgaaaccaagatccgtcgattccgaatatccatagatggagtatgtgattatatgattatgtgcaattaatatgattatgattatgtgcaattaatatgattcctggcattaaggtttttccgcatgatttatgttgttcatctCTATTATATGAAGGAACAGCTGAGTGAAgcggaatacagttaaacataataacatgtgcggaacaatccccaaagccaggtgttaggttatgatacatatgacaatacataaatcatgcggaaaaaccataaagccaggaaagcatattatttacacataatcatttagcatagtatagatgcatacactttgtagcgtgccttccctagctgcgcccgaaccgaacaagaacaagtctttaggactccaagtgtcgtccctccgtagatagtccacagtacgtccggatccgcctcaagattgaccaactagaatcgcccttaaggtgttaggaattttcggctattgttgtgcaagtgtatggctgaattttcttccaaaaacttaccctttgaatacttcaatcgtatctgtaaataatgaccctaggcacttatttatagaggtatggaaaaggaactggaatcctattaggatactaattaatttaattagaatcctgttaggactctattaaataaactttatctaataagtttaggatttaatcttttatcgaatcccgatagctttaggattcgcacacgagcatcgcacgagcaccgtacacccgcgcaggccttgcggcccacgctgagcgcatagcgctcggcccatgctgctgtccgcgcgcgcctatggcttcggctgggcctggcttgcgctgggcctggtcgaggcttggcgtgtgttggtgatgcgtgtggcttgctgggcgatggactggcttcgtgttgggccttcgtctagcgagcctcgtccgacgctaattcgtacgatacgcttccgattaaattcccgatttaggaattcatttccgatacgaacaatatttaatattttcgattccgaaattaatttccgtttcgaacaaatatttaatatttccgtttccggaattattttccgattccgataatatttccgattctgacaatatttccgtttccggcaatatttccgattccggcaatatttccatttccgataatattttccgttacgtaccatgtttccgttttcggcaacatctacgacttggataatatttatatttccgatacgatccatatttccgtttccggcaatatcatcgtttccggagtattcatttcttgcttgtgacgatctcagctcccactgaaaccaagatccgtcgattctgaatatccatagatagagtatttaatgccattaaatacttgatccgtttacgtactatttgtgtgaccctacgggttcagtcaagagtaagctgtggattaattatcattaattccacttgaactgaagcggcctctagctaggcattcagctcactagatctcactgaattattaacttgttaattaatactgaaccgcatttattagacttaacattgaatgcatacttggaccaagggcattatttccttcaccaggaaacatgtataaagcacatattgagcaaacttacattcgaagcgtgttttccacattAATCCGTCAATGAatacgaacaaagaactccacttgtcgttcctctacttggttcaccgacacgtcagatccgtcttgataatcgtagcttagacaattgatcaagatactttgctttttgggaagaactcactttggaggcacagagagaattagggttctctgtgtctctagggtttgagtgtatgaattgtgttgtgtgttggaaactaggttgtaaggttatatcattaaccttactaaccgaccaagcaagaaacaaggccggctagcaagccgtgcgagccaagcaacggacacacgcccgcgcccagcgacacactgcaggccgaagcccacagcgcgcgcgccgagcagctgggccgtgggccttgctcgctcgtcgctgctgctgTGCTATGCGTGATGTTGcatgctcgcgcccaatgggcttgccttgcttgctcgcgagcttgctggctcgttgggccttgcacgcttacgtgcttggctcgacgggccggcaactccgatgcccttcgtattcgcgatttaatatatttccgatatattatttatcgtttcgtatacgacgaatcaccgtcgtacgatacgatttattcgtgtcgcccagcttacgaatattcgcgatacgatatacgattccgacaaaggtcgtatcgtataatacgtttccaactaattcccgaaaagctattaaatgaatttccgattcatttaatccggtgatctgttacgtgtcattggtgtgaccttgtaggttcagtcaagagtaagttgtgagttcaatatccattagaactcactgatcggaagcattgctccagctagctgttccgatcacttgatctcactgaattaattgtccgcaattaatttgaaccttggtattagacttaatgcaccttgggtgaatgacatatttccttcactgagGGCGTTTAGGTAactcaacttttcgtgtccccaagaAAAATGACGAAAATACCCTCTGAGTTTTTTCCTCCTCTCACCTTCGTTTCTCTTTCTTACTGAGCCACTCTCCAGTCTCCCCCTCCAACCTTCgtttctctttcttctctcaCCTTCGTAGGGTTAGACCTCCTAGGTCACACTTCCCCGCCGTCGTCCTCACCAAACCGCGTCCCTGTCGCCTCCATCCTCAATCGCTTCCCATCGACGGCCTTCCATCGCTTCCCATCATCGGCCTTCCATCGCTTCCGGAAATGATGCAGCAACCGAGATCGAGTATTCAGGCCAAGTATTCAGACCGAGATCGAGTATTTCCGGAAATGAAAACCAATTTCGACGATGATTACGCCTTTCAAATCACTTCCAAGTACTCTTTTTCTCTGCTGCAAATTTCAATTAGGTTTATCAAATTGTTTCGAAACCAATTTCATCTTATGTATTTTTTTGTGATGCAAAGGAAATATTGGTCGTTCATGGCGGTTTCTGCAAAATAAATGTTGTGCGAAATAAACTAATTGGAATTCTGGTGAGATTCCaacaattttttattaaaatttcatttttttcgaattgattctggatattttgttgattagatgtgtttttcctatttttgtTTGAATATCTTAACAAGGTCATCAATAATCAAATGGTATGACATCTTACCTAATTTCAGTTTAAAATCTAGCACCCACTATTTAGATCAACATTTTTAGCAAATTCTCGATTTACATGATGTATTTTTTTGTGATGCAAAGGAAAGGTTGGTCGTTAATGGCGGTTTATGCAAAATAAATGTTGTGCAAAATAAACTAATTGGAATTCTGGTGAGATTCCAACAACTTTtattaaattttcatttttttcgaATTGATTCTtgatattttgttgatttgatgtgttttttcctatttttgttTGAATATCTTAACAAGGTCTTCAATAATTAAATGGTATGACATCTTACCTAATCTCAGTTTAAAATCTAGCACCCACTATTTATATCAACGTTTTTAGCAAATTCTCGACTTACATGATGTAATTAAAATTGTTTATtgtcatatttttttaattcctTGGTGCAATCCTGATACTATTTCTGTAAGCcttattttctttcctttttcttttaatGCGAGATATTAGTGGATTGCTCCTTCCTTTCTTTCcatagttttttttgtttgttcatCTAAGATGGGGAGTTGGAAATTTGGGATAGTATTCAATTATTTTGAAGAGAAATAGGATCAAAATTTGGTTTCTTAGCTGCGAGAACCGCCAGTTGCCAAGAATGAAAAGCGCATTTCATTGAGTTATTTGTGTTAAGAAATGCTTATTTCTTTAGCCTACAGAATAGATTGACGAAATTTTGAGGTCTGATTTATTAAGTTCATAGGAAGACTGAATATTAGCATTATGATTTTGTTAACAAGTAGTATTGTCTTTTTTTAGTACTGAATTTCGATGGTTTTTAGATGCGTTTCTCTCTGGTTTAACTGAAACACCTTCAACCTTGATCCTGTGCCTGATAAAATGTTGAGGCCAATTAATCAAATTTGTTTAAAAGTTATAAAACGTAACACCTATTTCCTACATTGATCTAAAAGTTATCAATTTTGACTAATGAGTGTAAAATGTACTATTCTATTTTACTTTATCATGTGTTGATTCATCATTTcatactctctccgtctctttTGATTTTTAGGGTTTATGCAACTAAATTTTGGAATCTATGGATTTGGGTCAATTCGGTGACCCGTAAAGGAATGCTGGATCCTTTGGAAGTCCATCTGCTTGATTTCCTGAACATAGTTATCAAAGCACGTGAGCTGCAACTTCCTTTCCAGCCTTGCTTAAAGATTGAGAATTTTGGTGATCTAATCTTAAAGGCTACGGAACCACAAATGGGTTTCTTCAATATCTATGATGATTGGTTGAAAAGTATTTCTTCATATACTTACTTACCTGCCTGACTAACTATTTTTAGAATCTTTGGTAATTGTGTGACCTACATGGAGTGTGATTTTGTAGTATCTGCGATTCTAAGAGATAATGATTTTCCTTCTCTTTTCTGAAGTGGTTTGCTGTCACATAACTTTTTTGTCTTATTATTTCAGTGTAGGATTAATTGTTCTTGGTGCATTCATTGCTGGTGCTCGAGATATGTCATTTGATGCTTGCGGTTATGGAATTGTATTTCTAGCCAATATTACTAGGCTATATACCTTGCAACTATTGCTCGAATTGGTGATACATCATTGTTCTCATTCATTTGCCTTATATTCTGTATGATTTTCTTATATTGATGCTTATATAACCATTTTTCTCTCAGGAAAATCCAATGGCCTTAATAGTTTTGGACTTATGTGGTGTAATGGTGAGATTGCAGAtctgttacaaaaaaaaaattcacttaAGACTCACTACCTTACTACACAATGTATCAGTTCTTTACTTATGTACCTTTTtctctatatttttttatagTAGGTATTCTTTGCGGACCAATATTGCTGTTTTGGACTTATGTGAGAGGTGACCTGGATCTCCCCTTCAACTTTCCGTACTTGCTATCACCTGGATCTCACCTTCAACTTTTCGTACTTGCTATCACCTTCAACTTTCCGTACTTGCTATCACTCATCTGTCTGAGCAGAGACAACAGATTGCTGAGATTTAGAAGCAGGTGCGTTAACCCTCCAGTTCTGTTAtgtattttttgtattttttctaTTAAAATATACCTGTCCGTTTCCCCTTATCATTTCTTCTTGATGACATTTCCTTAATTTTTCCTTAATGTGCCCATTTCTTGATCCTTAATTTTTCCTTAATTTGCCTATTTCCTAATTTTACCTTAATTTGcctatttcctaattccttctaCATGATATtctgatttgttgttgttgttttaggttCATTTATGATTGCATTGCTAAAATATGTGCTTGGCTAGCTATATTTCCTATATATGTAAATGTACTTCGTACATGTTATCGATTCAAATGTAAAAATTGCACGATATACATCGTGCAGGAAATTTCATAGTTGCTGTCAGCGTCACATTTTCTCGACATAAGGGTGTTGTCCTATCTTTGGGATAGAGGCACATATTAGGGATAAAGAGTGTATTATGAACACAAAACTGTGCTAAGTGCTAACGTGGTATcagtttaaataaataaataattgattCAATTTGAAAAACGATATGCAAATTTCTGATTGCACTTGTTTTCTTGAAACAAACTTCTATAGAGATTCTCAGGTTGATGGATCATTAGTCGTTACTGTATAAATCGAAACTGAATCAAATGATGTTTTTCTCACTAGCTGTGGGAAGTAGATgttcatatgaataaatctgtTGAAAATTGCATAAAATCTCTATtatacaagtttcaatctttGTGATCAATGAAAATAATTTGTGGTTATATTGCTCAGAATTAACAATATATGATATGCTTATTGCGTAGAAGATATTTGCAGTATAGTATTAGGGTTTACATAAAAGGATTGCAGAAAGTTGCAGTCTTTTGGGGGATTTTTCTGGCAGGTTAAACTCCTTAGATTCAGATTTTGATGTATTTTATTGCTATTTCTGTTTGCTTTTGCTTTCCAAAATCTTGATCACCTGACTATTCGTTTCGTAATTGTATTTGTTGtggttttattgatttttttgtttgatgTTTTGGTTTTACGAGCTATTTTTCCGACTAAAAAGTGGTTTGGTTGAATGTGAATGCTCACTATAGTTGCGACTTGCTGGAATTAGGTTTTTATGAGCTTgattgataatttatttatgagaaattggttTAATTTTTGAGTTGAATTCTATTGGACTGTTTTAGTCAATGCTGAGATCGTTCTTGCGATTTGCATTTGTATAGATTTCTCTTATATGCTTTGACACGATTTTTGTACAAAGATATATGCCTTAGATTCAGTCTTGGTCTTGGTTTCTGGCATATGGCATGACTGATTGTTGATCTGCAGGTGTATTGATGCACTGGTTCTGGTGCTACAGGCCTGTTGTCATTGTTCAGGCCAGTCTGCTGTTGTGTAGGCCAGTTGCTGTGCTCTACTTCTGTTTGCTCTGCTGCAATGCTGTTGTACTCTGCTGCAGTGCTACTTTACTCTGCTGTAGATGAAGGAAATGCTCAACTTGAAGCTACTAATTTTCCCAAGCTGCTTTCAATAGGTAGCTATTTGATGTTCTCTATATGTATTGGACTCTGGGAATATTTTTATAAGCATCTTACTTTGTGTAAAAGGTAGAGAAATTCTTATATAGTTCCTCAATGAATGTATATTGTCCTTTTTCTATCACGGTATCACTATATTCTCCTGCTTTTCGTTATGGTTGTAATTGTAAAATTCAGAATTATGTTGTTTTGTGGTTGATTATCATAGAATGGTTCTATTAATTCTTGaagtttgatgttctatattaattatttattttttcatgtAAATGCATGATTTGTTTCACTATTTAGATGTATGATCATATAGTATAaccttatttttttaaaatatgaattttgtgaacatttttttaatccaatatttatatttagtggTAGTAAAACAATTTTAAGCTTTTATATAATcctgcacgcatcgcgtgcatataagactagtatgtatcataacctaacagtatttcattaaaaaaaatacacttTCCGTAATCGGTCGTATTTAATTAATAGATATACCTCCTATTTTTGGCATGTCATGGTccccacttccaattatattaatttatCTCCCTCTAATTGTATCTTTTAATGAAATACTGAGAGATTAATATTTAATGCGTTTGGGACTGCGCGTTATCAGTCAAACAACTATGTCAAGAAAGAATAGCTTACCATATACAGAGGTCGTGCGTTTTTCTATTTCATAAGAATTTGTAATTAGGCAGTAAATTaaacaaatttcaatttcacAAAATAGTTTTTACTTACTTGGGGGACAATGCGCTAACACGGCGCGCGTTACGCGCCGCCCAACAACTAGTATCTATAAAAGGTTAACAACAATGCAAGTAATTCAGCAAAGGCAACTTCCAATGGCCCtaatagaggtttattttgaattaactTTTAAACTTCTAGTGAACGCTGGATTGACAGAAACACAATAATTCTATTTTTTTAGAAGGTAATATTAGTTCATTAATAAATAGTCGTACGGCATGTACAATAGAAATCAAAACTAACAAATAGCTAGAAAATAATTTGGATCAAACGAAATTCGAATCCGGTAAAACCACGATCGTTGTGGATGAGTCTAACAATGATGAATACCCTCTTTCAAATCGTTGTTTGATACAACCTTAATCGAGGGGGTCTTTCGATCTGCTATAGTTTTGAGATTGAATTAAATTCGATTCAATTGATTGTAGACGTAGAACTGACATTTATTGTAATGTCACACAAATTTTCATCAATAAATCAATTCTTTTTTGCGAAATTAAAACCATAGCCCCATACTATCACAAGTAAAGAGATAAAATCCAATAAATAGGTAGATGAAACCAAATAAATGGGTAAAGAAACTCTCCAATAAATAGAGAATGTAGTTTTTATTCCAAACATGAAATCAAGagttagaaaaagaaaaagaaaaaaaaggactTACCATCAACCTAATGACTAATTACTATTACTTTTATTTACTTTAACGGCCACTTAATTTAAGTCAGGGGTTCATCTTAGAAATTAAGTCTGTTTGGCCAAGCTTCtggaaaataatttttgtttcTCAGAATTAGTTCTATAGAAACTGTTTCTAGAGAAATACATGTGAGAAATAGAATTGTTTGGCCCAAAATTGTAGAAGTGCTTTTAAGAAACAGAAACAATTTTACATTGTTTGGCCTATTATAAATTTCTAGACTTGTAGAGTAATTTATTGAAATTTTAATACTCCTATTTATATAAACATTACTCAGTACTCACTAATTAGTGAAAACTACTTTAGtaaaaactaaaataatactttgttacaacttacaagtgtTACAAGGACCATACTACTGATcggaaaaacaaactttggtaaatcttttctctttcttcctAACTTCATCAACATATTTTATGATCTATTTTTCTATCATTAACAAGCCTACTAATTTTCGCATGCATCATCATCCATCATACCATCATCAACTTCACAAATCACAACCAAACACCTCTAACAACTCACCAAATATCATCTCCAAGAAATCCGCCATCATCGTCAACTTCCCACACcaatttcaattaaaaaaaattcaaattgaaTTTGCCTATCGTTTTTTTCCCATCAAAATCATATTTTTTGGCCCATAATTTACTCTGCACTTTCCACCATTTCCTTCATCATACAACCAGTCCATTTTTCCACTACTATATATCATCCTTTTTCTCGCTCCTAACGTGTTTTATgtctctcctcccaacataagAGATCTACTAATAAATTGGATTTCTGTCATTAATCCACCAAGTTTTTTTGTTAATTAGAGGAATTATTGTACTGACAAATCAGCTGTAAAGAATTTGATTAATTGAATAAAGCTCATAAGCAGAATTGGGAAGGAGAAGGAAGAGGCGACACAAAAATCTAGTTTGCAAAGTAATTCAAATAGGCACAACGATTAATGGGTTAAAGAGTGGATCTGTAGTTTCAAGTTTTTAATTATATCTGTCTGTGATCAAGATCGTATATTTGTTATCATCTActattattttggaaattaagGGGTGGGTGAAGATGGTGGCTATTAAAAGAGAAGagtaggccctgtttagttcaccttatttcaggaacttattacttatttcatatttaatcagatcagaccagatcagatcagatcagatcagatctgaataaataagttcagatcagatcagatcagatcagaccagaccagatcagatcagatcatatagaccagaccagattgttattattattattattactattattattgttattattattattattattattattattattattattattattataacaattattattattattattattattattattattattaatttattattattattattattattggtatatgtttatatcattgttattatatttattattttattaatattagtgctttaataaaaaataatgttgttgtaggtgaaattaaaatctattatttaaggcataaaataaattaacaaaacattcaaattcatcatttccaaattaaaaccattaagtttAGATCAtaaacgatatgatcaggtcatgtccatatcagaactgatttttatagatcaaaaccattatatatctagaccagaactgataggatcagataatatccaaatcataattgatctgtacagatcatgtccagatcatgttcaaatatgcaaagatcttgtctacatcagaaccgatccttacataaccaatatgttcagatcaaaatcgatttgtatagatcatgtccagaccaaaatcgatatgtccaaattataactggtctagatatcgactctgtacagattatgttcagatcagaattgatctgcaaagatcatgtccatatcagaattgatttgtACAGATTATGACCAGATTAGAACTGGTCTGTatagatcatgaccagatcagaactaatgTGTACAagtcatgtccagatcaaaactaacctgtacagatcatgtccattaATTCAGAACTGAActatacaaatcatgtccagatcagaactgatctgtacaaatcatgtccagatcagaaccgatctgcacatatcatatccagatcataacttatatgtctagatcataacaaatctatctagatcatatataggtctatctaatataaggaatagttaaatcatgagcaaagtcaaataaataataacaatattataaatttgtgtaacatttattttacacgtaagtcgtttaatattaatgaatgcagatttttgtttaaacttaattctgaAGAATCATATCAgataagatcagatcagaacaaaccagatcagatcagatcagaccagaccagaccagaccagatcagatcagattagattagattagattagatcatatcagaaaaaataagttcaaatcagatcagaacagatcagatcagatgaggagaaataaggtgaactaaacagagCCTTACAGTAGagttgaagaggagagagaaggtttTATGTTTGTTAAAGTGGACTGGGAaggaattttttaatttatgtgAGGGTAATTTGGACTACTGAAAAATTTCATTAAAGGGGTAAACAGCTCCGGAGAAACAGTTTTCAAAAGCTCCAATTTAGAGCTTCTCCTTCTACCCCTACTACAAACATTTTTGGGCTTCTCAAGAAGTAGAAACATctttcaatttttatggtgtttGGCCTAGTTTCAGCTTTTGGGTCATAGAAACTCCCCTAGAAGCTTGGCCAAACACTAGCTTTTATTGAGCCCGGGACTAACTTTTATTGAACCAATTTCGAATCGTTCACGAAGAGTTTTTGTTCGGGTTACCCCCAGTATCATCGCTACTCTCTACATCAGTTCTTCACCAAGCTCCAATTTCATGTAGTGCCTATTATACCTAGATTGACAATGCTCACCAGAACTCTACAATGTCGACAATTCTCCACCTACCAAATCACCCGAAAACTCTCTACAGCCTCCGAAACTCGCAACAATGGCAGAaatcaagaagaagaagaacaacGAGTAGAATCAACAATTGTGAGAGAGTTAACCTCCATTCTCAAAAATAAGCCCCAAAATTCATGGAAATACGCCATTTCCAACCTAAATATCAAGCTTCAACCTTGCCATATTGATAAACTGTTGCTTCAAACCCTAGATGATAATAATCCCAGGTTAGCTCTTCGTTTCTTCAATTTCTTAGGTCTTCATTACAATTTCTCTCATTCCTTGTTGTCATTCTCTATCCTTGTTCATGCCCTTGTTAAATCCAATCTTTTCTGGCCTGCATCCTCTCTTGTGCAAACACTAATTCATCACCACCATGTTAATTATCCTCCATCTAGTGTTTTTC
This genomic stretch from Spinacia oleracea cultivar Varoflay chromosome 3, BTI_SOV_V1, whole genome shotgun sequence harbors:
- the LOC130469184 gene encoding uncharacterized protein — protein: MWCNVGILCGPILLFWTYVRGDLDLPFNFPYLLSPGSHLQLFVLAITFNFPYLLSLICLSRDNRLLRFRSVLMHWFWCYRPVVIVQASLLLCRPVAVLYFCLLCCNAVVLCCSATLLCCR